From Betaproteobacteria bacterium, one genomic window encodes:
- a CDS encoding propionyl-CoA carboxylase → MSWRAEAEEIRRRRSLAEACGGRDAVARQHAAGKLTVRERIAGVLDAGSFQEVGKLAGRGQYDAQGNLVGFEPAAYVMGIGAIDGRPVAIGGEDYTIRAGTGFGSDRRKGGQGGFIEDLAYEYRIPLINLVDGTGGTVNTAKRKGFSVVPGYGQDGFERSVDLMGVVPVVSAVLGTSAGGPSARAILCHFSVMVRGQSQIFAAGPPVVERNFGVKLSKEELGGAQVAADTAGTIDNVAQSEQEALDTIRRFLSYLPSNVWEAPPRVTCDDPLERCDEALLEIIPRNPRQAYNMRKLVGMVVDRGSELEIQPSFGRAVITMLARIDGHAVGVIANNPMFGGIMDSKAARKQGHFVELCDMFNVPLVFFADIPGFMIGKESEENAVLREGVRARYIGLQVSVPVFTVIVRRCYGMAGGGAIDRRGLNFKIAWPSAEWGSLPLEGGVRAAYKRQIEQAADPVQKEKEIEAELKRLNSPFLTAEGFGIEDLIDPRETRPYLCRFLQACQPRLRTQLGPKPKLGVRP, encoded by the coding sequence ATGAGCTGGAGAGCAGAAGCCGAGGAAATCCGTCGACGCCGCAGTCTGGCCGAGGCGTGCGGCGGGCGGGATGCGGTGGCGAGGCAGCATGCCGCGGGCAAGCTGACCGTGCGCGAGCGCATCGCCGGGGTGCTCGATGCCGGCTCCTTCCAGGAAGTCGGCAAGCTCGCGGGCCGCGGCCAGTACGATGCGCAGGGCAACTTGGTCGGCTTCGAGCCGGCGGCCTACGTCATGGGCATCGGCGCGATCGACGGCCGTCCGGTCGCGATCGGCGGCGAGGATTACACCATTCGCGCCGGCACCGGCTTCGGCAGCGACCGTCGCAAAGGCGGTCAGGGCGGCTTCATCGAGGATCTCGCCTACGAGTACCGCATACCGCTCATCAATCTGGTGGACGGCACCGGCGGCACGGTCAACACGGCCAAGCGCAAGGGCTTCAGTGTCGTGCCCGGCTATGGCCAGGACGGATTCGAGCGCTCGGTCGACCTCATGGGTGTCGTTCCGGTGGTGAGCGCCGTGCTCGGTACGTCGGCCGGCGGTCCTTCGGCGCGCGCGATCCTGTGCCACTTCTCGGTGATGGTGCGCGGCCAGAGCCAGATCTTCGCCGCCGGCCCGCCGGTGGTGGAGCGCAACTTCGGCGTCAAGCTCAGCAAGGAGGAGCTCGGCGGCGCACAGGTGGCCGCCGATACCGCGGGCACGATCGACAACGTCGCGCAGAGCGAGCAGGAAGCGCTCGACACGATCCGCCGCTTCCTGTCGTATCTGCCGAGCAACGTGTGGGAGGCACCGCCGCGCGTGACCTGCGACGATCCGCTCGAGCGCTGCGACGAAGCGCTGCTGGAGATCATCCCGCGCAACCCGAGGCAGGCCTACAATATGCGCAAGCTGGTCGGCATGGTGGTCGATCGCGGCTCCGAGCTCGAGATCCAACCGAGCTTCGGCCGCGCCGTCATCACGATGCTTGCGCGCATCGACGGTCACGCCGTCGGGGTGATCGCGAACAACCCCATGTTCGGCGGCATCATGGACAGCAAGGCTGCGCGCAAGCAGGGTCACTTCGTCGAGCTGTGCGACATGTTCAACGTCCCGCTCGTGTTCTTCGCCGACATCCCGGGTTTCATGATCGGCAAGGAATCGGAGGAGAATGCGGTATTGCGCGAAGGCGTGCGCGCCCGCTACATCGGGTTGCAGGTGAGCGTGCCGGTATTCACCGTGATCGTTCGCCGCTGCTACGGCATGGCGGGCGGCGGCGCGATCGACCGTCGCGGGCTCAACTTCAAGATCGCCTGGCCCTCGGCCGAGTGGGGCTCGCTGCCGCTGGAAGGCGGCGTGCGGGCCGCCTACAAGCGCCAGATCGAGCAAGCGGCCGATCCGGTGCAGAAGGAAAAGGAGATCGAGGCGGAGCTCAAGCGGCTCAATTCGCCGTTCCTGACCGCGGAAGGATTCGGCATCGAAGACCTGATCGATCCGCGCGAGACCCGGCCCTATTTGTGCAGGTTCCTGCAAGCATGCCAGCCGCGGCTCAGGACCCAGCTCGGGCCGAAGCCCAAGCTGGGCGTGCGGCCGTGA
- a CDS encoding molybdopterin-dependent oxidoreductase — MPKREIEGDWVMGWPDRKRATLMAGKDAEGRVINGRAPLLELEGLLTPTDAYYVVNQLDVPEPVHPDDWRLTLCGAIDRPLQLELEELRQLPGRSVRAVTECAGNDAGFFDYLTKGGNKPSRRNQQDMQQRAEMRVKGRVPSDAEVSSESTTTCAVSAGEFTGVPLAEVLKRAGIKPSAVAVRAEGFDTGRPDPVVQYRSVGTTDYKFVDPGVIHYDKGLPLEKALHPDTLLAWAMNGEYLTHVHGGPVRLVVPGWSGNWWVKWLQQLEVTAQMPPCYHQTHYFVLGKSADDPERKMLTAMGVRCIVTDPVDEDSPLAAGQRCVRGLAWSGEGMIARVEVSMDGGASWRDAHIEEPRERWLWVRWSYPWDAQPGAYKIMARATDEKGRVQPQIPWNFQRKLCDWIVPTEVAVR; from the coding sequence GTGCCGAAACGAGAGATCGAAGGCGACTGGGTGATGGGCTGGCCCGACCGCAAGCGGGCAACCCTCATGGCGGGCAAGGATGCCGAGGGCCGCGTCATCAACGGCCGCGCGCCGCTGCTCGAGCTGGAAGGGCTGCTCACGCCCACCGACGCCTACTACGTCGTCAACCAGCTCGACGTGCCCGAGCCGGTTCATCCCGACGACTGGCGGCTCACGCTCTGCGGCGCGATCGATCGCCCGCTGCAGCTCGAGCTGGAGGAGCTGCGCCAGCTCCCCGGGCGCAGCGTGCGTGCCGTGACCGAGTGCGCGGGCAACGATGCTGGCTTCTTCGACTATCTCACCAAGGGCGGCAACAAGCCATCGCGCCGCAATCAGCAGGACATGCAGCAACGCGCCGAAATGCGCGTCAAGGGCCGCGTGCCGAGCGACGCCGAAGTAAGCTCCGAATCGACCACGACCTGCGCGGTGTCTGCGGGCGAGTTCACCGGCGTGCCGCTCGCCGAAGTATTGAAGCGCGCCGGGATCAAGCCGTCCGCGGTCGCGGTGCGCGCCGAAGGCTTCGATACCGGCCGGCCGGACCCGGTCGTGCAATACCGCTCGGTCGGCACCACCGATTACAAGTTCGTCGATCCGGGCGTCATCCACTACGACAAGGGACTGCCGCTGGAGAAAGCGCTGCATCCCGATACGCTGCTCGCCTGGGCGATGAACGGCGAATACCTCACGCACGTCCACGGCGGCCCGGTGCGGCTGGTCGTTCCCGGCTGGTCCGGCAACTGGTGGGTGAAGTGGCTGCAGCAGCTGGAGGTCACGGCGCAAATGCCGCCGTGCTACCACCAAACGCATTACTTCGTGCTCGGCAAATCGGCCGACGATCCGGAAAGAAAAATGCTGACCGCGATGGGCGTGCGCTGCATCGTGACCGATCCGGTGGACGAGGATTCCCCGCTCGCAGCCGGGCAGCGCTGCGTGCGCGGGCTTGCCTGGAGCGGCGAAGGCATGATCGCGCGCGTCGAGGTGAGCATGGACGGCGGCGCCAGCTGGCGCGACGCCCATATCGAGGAACCGCGCGAACGCTGGCTATGGGTGCGCTGGTCGTACCCCTGGGACGCGCAACCCGGAGCGTACAAGATCATGGCGCGCGCCACCGACGAGAAGGGACGCGTGCAGCCGCAGATTCCTTGGAATTTCCAGAGGAAGCTGTGCGACTGGATCGTCCCGACCGAAGTCGCGGTGAGATAG
- a CDS encoding electron transfer flavoprotein subunit beta/FixA family protein has translation MRIAVLVKQVPNPEALGAVLRVDEDARKVVLPPGHPMVMSPFDEQALEAALRIRDQLGTQVGITALTLGPESARTALKQALSLGADDAVHLLDPAFDGADSYVTAHALAAALRQLGPVDLVLAGRQAADWDAGVVALGVAEILGLPSIGFACAVEASTDSIRVERVLPDGLETFEAALPAVVTVSNELGEVRKPNLRETMRAARKPVATWTAAEIGLDARRLAARRTLARLYLPQKRAQCEWIEAATAAERGARLAQRLYAEHLIPSS, from the coding sequence GTGCGGATCGCAGTGCTCGTCAAGCAGGTGCCGAACCCGGAAGCGTTGGGCGCGGTGTTGCGTGTCGATGAAGATGCGCGCAAGGTCGTATTGCCGCCGGGCCATCCCATGGTGATGAGCCCGTTCGACGAGCAGGCATTGGAAGCGGCACTGCGCATCCGCGACCAGCTCGGCACCCAGGTCGGCATCACGGCGCTCACGCTCGGGCCGGAATCGGCACGCACTGCGCTCAAGCAGGCGCTCTCGCTCGGCGCCGATGATGCCGTGCACCTGCTCGACCCCGCGTTCGATGGCGCCGACAGCTACGTCACGGCACACGCGCTGGCGGCGGCGCTGCGCCAGCTCGGGCCGGTCGATCTCGTGCTCGCCGGCCGCCAGGCAGCCGACTGGGATGCTGGCGTGGTGGCGCTCGGCGTGGCGGAGATTTTGGGCTTGCCGTCGATCGGCTTCGCCTGCGCCGTGGAGGCCTCGACCGATTCGATCCGCGTCGAGCGCGTGCTCCCGGACGGGCTCGAGACGTTCGAAGCGGCTTTGCCGGCGGTGGTGACGGTGTCGAACGAGCTGGGCGAAGTGCGCAAGCCCAATCTGCGCGAGACCATGCGCGCGGCGCGCAAGCCGGTCGCGACCTGGACCGCAGCCGAGATCGGGTTGGACGCGCGCCGGCTCGCCGCGCGGCGCACGCTCGCGCGCTTGTACTTGCCGCAGAAGCGCGCGCAGTGCGAGTGGATCGAGGCCGCGACGGCGGCCGAGCGCGGTGCGCGCCTGGCGCAGCGCCTGTATGCCGAGCACCTCATTCCGAGCTCATGA
- a CDS encoding electron transfer flavoprotein subunit alpha/FixB family protein — translation MSTDVLIVPDCGQDASSPVVCELITAARQLARGSQDHVGVLVLGEAAPAPDAWAARGVDRVYFARGDSSALLPETQLNAATEAVRRALPAVVLLPHAVAGAELAPRLAFRLDGAVATGCVDVSIEGNSVRCTRPCYGGLARELDEFAVAPVVATVRAGVFERAQAQPGRRCELIEVGPFENHTARTKRVDRRIEAASGARLEDAAIIVAGGRGLEGPEGFDLLADLARELGGAVGASRVPCDLGWCPHSWQIGLTGKTVAPELYIAVGISGAGHHMAGCGNARAIVAINSDPEAAIFEDARFGVVGDYRKIVPALIAQLRTLNDASSGKL, via the coding sequence ATGAGCACCGACGTTCTCATCGTCCCCGATTGCGGACAGGATGCATCCTCGCCGGTGGTGTGCGAATTGATCACGGCTGCGCGGCAACTGGCGCGTGGATCGCAAGATCACGTCGGCGTGCTGGTGCTGGGGGAGGCTGCGCCGGCGCCGGACGCGTGGGCGGCCCGAGGCGTCGATCGCGTCTATTTCGCGCGCGGCGATTCCAGCGCGCTGCTGCCCGAGACGCAGCTCAATGCCGCGACCGAAGCGGTGCGCCGGGCGTTGCCCGCGGTCGTGCTGCTCCCGCACGCCGTCGCGGGTGCCGAGCTGGCGCCGCGTCTGGCCTTCCGGTTGGACGGCGCGGTGGCGACCGGTTGTGTCGACGTGAGCATCGAGGGCAATAGCGTGCGTTGCACGCGCCCCTGTTATGGCGGGCTCGCGCGCGAATTGGACGAGTTCGCAGTGGCGCCGGTCGTGGCGACGGTGCGCGCCGGAGTATTCGAGCGGGCGCAAGCGCAGCCGGGTCGCCGGTGTGAGCTGATCGAAGTCGGGCCGTTTGAGAATCACACCGCGCGCACCAAGCGCGTGGATCGGCGCATCGAAGCTGCGAGCGGGGCGCGTCTGGAAGACGCGGCGATCATCGTCGCGGGCGGCCGCGGATTGGAGGGGCCGGAGGGTTTCGATCTGCTCGCAGACCTTGCCCGCGAGCTGGGCGGCGCCGTCGGTGCGAGCCGCGTGCCCTGCGACCTGGGTTGGTGCCCGCACTCCTGGCAGATCGGCCTTACCGGCAAGACGGTGGCGCCCGAGCTCTACATCGCCGTCGGCATTTCGGGCGCCGGACATCACATGGCCGGCTGCGGCAACGCCAGGGCGATCGTCGCCATCAATTCCGACCCCGAGGCAGCCATTTTCGAAGACGCGCGCTTCGGCGTGGTCGGCGACTATCGCAAGATCGTGCCGGCGCTGATCGCGCAATTGCGCACTTTGAACGACGCTTCCTCCGGGAAGTTGTGA
- a CDS encoding methylmalonyl-CoA carboxyltransferase produces the protein MAFEALLEEYERRRAKALAMGGEDKMAKRSARGQLNARERIAALADPGSFIESGLFGTSGIYPEEADETACDGKIAGFARIDGRDVCLVVNDFTVKGASTSATNSKKVGHMKRTATERGMPLVVLGESTGARLPDAMGSRGMGLLLGNDITQFRRMRETPLVAAALGPSFGSSAWLACCSDFAVMLKGSTMAVSSPRLIEMALGEKVDFEKLGGWRMHAEITGLIDRVADTEEEVFDDIRRFLSYLPSHHNEVPPQAPVPAGSGEGMKDILSLLPESRTQVYDMRKLARTLVDKDSLFELKPRFGNSAVVALARLGGKSVGVIANNPLHRGGALDGNACRKIVDFLVLCDSFNIPLLLLVDTPGFVIGTEAERDGAPGKIMNFMNAMTLVSVPRLSVLVRKSYGRAYVCMGGGRHSDDISAWPTAEVSFMTPEFATTIVHGAKPGDPDFAAKLALIRQDSDVWGMASVFAAQAVIRPEETRDYLIRMFEVYQLRMSRGVGQHLMRSWPTSY, from the coding sequence ATGGCATTTGAAGCCCTGTTGGAAGAATACGAGCGCCGCCGTGCCAAGGCCTTGGCGATGGGCGGCGAGGATAAGATGGCCAAGCGCAGCGCGCGCGGCCAGCTCAATGCGCGCGAGCGCATCGCCGCGCTGGCCGACCCGGGGAGCTTCATCGAATCGGGCCTGTTCGGCACCTCGGGGATCTACCCGGAAGAAGCCGACGAGACCGCGTGCGACGGCAAGATCGCCGGATTCGCAAGGATCGACGGGCGCGACGTATGCCTGGTGGTGAACGACTTCACCGTCAAGGGCGCCTCCACCAGCGCGACCAACAGCAAGAAAGTCGGGCACATGAAGCGCACCGCCACCGAGCGCGGCATGCCATTGGTCGTGCTCGGCGAGTCGACCGGCGCGCGGCTGCCGGATGCGATGGGCTCGCGCGGCATGGGGTTGCTGCTGGGCAACGACATCACGCAGTTTCGCCGCATGCGCGAGACGCCGCTGGTGGCCGCCGCGCTCGGCCCCTCGTTCGGATCCTCGGCATGGCTCGCGTGCTGCTCGGACTTCGCCGTGATGCTCAAGGGCTCCACCATGGCGGTGTCGAGCCCGCGGCTGATCGAGATGGCGCTGGGGGAGAAAGTCGATTTCGAGAAGCTCGGCGGCTGGCGCATGCACGCGGAAATCACCGGGCTCATCGACCGCGTGGCGGACACCGAGGAGGAAGTGTTCGACGACATCCGGCGCTTTCTTTCCTACCTGCCGAGCCATCACAACGAAGTGCCGCCGCAAGCGCCGGTGCCCGCCGGATCGGGCGAAGGCATGAAGGACATCCTGTCGCTTCTGCCCGAGAGCCGCACGCAGGTCTACGACATGCGCAAACTCGCGCGCACGCTGGTGGACAAGGATTCGTTGTTCGAGCTGAAGCCGCGCTTCGGCAACAGCGCCGTGGTGGCGCTCGCGCGCTTGGGCGGCAAGTCGGTCGGCGTGATCGCCAACAATCCGCTGCATCGCGGCGGCGCGCTCGACGGCAACGCCTGCCGCAAGATCGTGGATTTCCTGGTGCTGTGCGATTCCTTCAACATCCCGCTGCTGCTGCTGGTGGACACGCCGGGCTTCGTCATCGGCACCGAGGCCGAGCGCGATGGCGCTCCGGGCAAGATCATGAACTTCATGAACGCGATGACGCTCGTCAGCGTGCCGCGGCTGTCCGTGCTCGTTCGCAAGAGTTACGGTCGCGCCTACGTCTGCATGGGCGGCGGGCGCCATTCCGACGACATTTCGGCCTGGCCCACGGCCGAAGTGAGCTTCATGACCCCGGAGTTCGCGACCACCATCGTGCACGGCGCCAAGCCCGGAGACCCGGATTTCGCCGCCAAGCTGGCCCTGATCCGGCAGGACAGCGATGTCTGGGGCATGGCCTCGGTATTCGCCGCCCAGGCCGTGATTCGGCCCGAGGAGACGCGCGACTACCTGATCCGCATGTTCGAGGTCTACCAGCTGCGCATGAGCCGCGGCGTTGGGCAGCATCTCATGCGTTCGTGGCCGACTTCGTATTGA
- a CDS encoding ATP-grasp domain-containing protein — protein MFDKVLVANRGAVAARVLRALHALGIRSVAVYSEADARAPYLEMSSEAYPIGAAPARDSYLNQEALLAVLKQTGCDGLHPGYGFLAENAEFAAKVNDSGARFIGPSPRWIDAMGHKTRARELAQEHGMPIARGSGVLPAEPEAIKAAARAIGYPVLVKPAGGGGGIGMLSAKDETELIAAVERSSSLAARGFGSAEVYLERLVERPRHVEFQVLGDSHGDLRHLFERDCSVQRRHQKIIEESPAPNVARDHVQAMADRIAATVRSMGYDNIGTVEMLMDAGGELSFLEMNTRLQVEHGVTEEVTGVDLVRAMIRTAAGERLSEVLPRDIAISGHAIQARVYAEDPKNFFPSPGKLNVFRPPEDKSIRIETGYAEGREVTPFYDPMLAKVIVKAASRSQAIERLVQALQAFDIQGLKHNIPAVIAILKSDAFGDGDVHTGIVSQVLARPKAKGAI, from the coding sequence ATGTTCGACAAAGTCCTGGTTGCCAACCGCGGTGCCGTCGCCGCCCGCGTGCTGCGCGCGCTTCACGCGCTCGGCATCCGTTCCGTCGCGGTGTACTCCGAAGCCGATGCGCGCGCGCCGTATCTCGAGATGTCGAGCGAGGCATACCCGATCGGAGCAGCGCCCGCGCGCGACAGTTACCTCAACCAGGAGGCGCTCCTGGCGGTACTGAAGCAGACCGGATGCGACGGCTTGCATCCGGGCTACGGGTTTCTGGCCGAAAACGCCGAGTTCGCGGCCAAGGTGAACGACAGCGGCGCGCGCTTCATCGGTCCCAGCCCACGCTGGATCGACGCGATGGGGCACAAGACGCGCGCGCGCGAGCTCGCGCAAGAGCACGGCATGCCGATCGCGCGCGGCAGCGGCGTGCTGCCGGCCGAGCCGGAGGCAATCAAGGCGGCCGCGCGTGCCATCGGCTATCCGGTGCTGGTCAAGCCCGCCGGCGGTGGCGGCGGCATCGGCATGCTGTCGGCGAAGGACGAGACCGAGCTGATCGCGGCGGTGGAGCGCTCCAGCTCGCTCGCCGCGCGCGGCTTCGGCAGCGCCGAGGTGTATCTGGAGCGCCTGGTGGAGCGGCCGCGGCACGTCGAATTTCAGGTGCTGGGCGATTCGCACGGCGATCTGCGGCACTTGTTCGAGCGCGACTGCTCGGTGCAGCGCCGGCATCAGAAGATCATCGAGGAATCGCCGGCGCCCAACGTCGCGCGCGATCACGTGCAGGCCATGGCCGATCGAATCGCCGCCACGGTGCGCAGCATGGGCTACGACAACATCGGCACGGTCGAGATGCTGATGGACGCTGGAGGCGAGCTCAGTTTCCTCGAAATGAATACGCGCCTGCAAGTCGAGCATGGCGTGACCGAGGAAGTGACCGGCGTCGATCTGGTGAGGGCCATGATCCGTACTGCGGCGGGCGAACGGCTCTCCGAGGTCCTGCCGCGCGACATTGCGATCAGCGGGCACGCCATTCAGGCGCGCGTGTACGCCGAAGATCCGAAGAACTTCTTCCCCTCGCCCGGAAAGCTCAACGTGTTCCGGCCACCCGAGGACAAGTCGATCCGTATCGAGACCGGCTATGCCGAAGGGCGCGAGGTGACGCCGTTCTACGATCCGATGCTCGCCAAGGTGATCGTCAAGGCTGCGTCCCGCAGCCAGGCGATCGAGCGGCTGGTGCAGGCGCTGCAGGCGTTCGACATCCAGGGCCTGAAGCACAACATCCCGGCCGTGATCGCGATCCTGAAGTCCGATGCTTTCGGTGACGGCGACGTGCACACCGGCATCGTGAGCCAGGTGCTGGCCCGGCCGAAGGCGAAAGGAGCGATATGA
- a CDS encoding acetyl-CoA synthetase, with product MTDDSIRAARAAGRSSLDEHAGKRLLSQFGIAVPSSVMVAPDEPAASKIAGLRAPFVVKVMSPDILHKSDAGGVRVRLRDAAEVEATIRAMRENPAIARARLDGFLVEEMAPPGEELVVGGLRDPQFGPLVMVGLGGIFVEVMKDVAFRICPIERIDAIEMLSELKAAALLDGVRGRAPVSREALVDVLLRVGGTDGLLMRFQDEIAEADLNPVIVSPSGAVAVDARFILTQRGVPA from the coding sequence ATGACGGACGATTCGATACGCGCTGCCCGCGCCGCTGGCCGCTCGTCGCTGGACGAGCATGCCGGCAAGCGGCTGCTGTCGCAGTTCGGCATCGCGGTGCCAAGCTCGGTCATGGTCGCGCCGGACGAGCCGGCTGCGTCGAAGATCGCGGGCCTCAGGGCGCCCTTCGTCGTCAAGGTGATGTCGCCCGACATCCTGCACAAGAGCGATGCCGGCGGCGTGCGCGTGCGGCTGCGCGACGCGGCCGAAGTGGAGGCCACGATCCGTGCCATGCGCGAAAACCCCGCCATCGCAAGAGCGCGGCTCGACGGATTTCTGGTCGAGGAGATGGCGCCGCCCGGCGAAGAACTGGTCGTCGGCGGCCTGCGCGATCCGCAATTCGGGCCGCTCGTCATGGTGGGCCTGGGCGGCATTTTCGTCGAGGTGATGAAGGACGTCGCGTTCCGGATCTGTCCGATCGAGCGCATCGACGCGATCGAGATGCTCTCGGAGCTCAAGGCAGCCGCGCTGCTCGACGGCGTGCGCGGCCGCGCTCCGGTTTCCAGGGAAGCGCTGGTCGACGTGCTGCTGCGAGTCGGCGGGACGGACGGACTGCTCATGCGCTTTCAGGACGAGATCGCCGAGGCCGACTTGAATCCCGTGATCGTGTCGCCTTCCGGGGCGGTAGCCGTCGATGCCCGCTTCATCCTCACGCAGCGAGGAGTGCCGGCATGA
- a CDS encoding acyl-CoA synthetase produces the protein MQRIGRSPARVCAGTSFETPARSLERRGKLQQPPLLPKEGCPRQRAGWFYCPAVLRLRFGGGEVNDAKHILESFEPLFAPKTIAVVGASATSLAAANTFIRRMREFGYPGRIFPIHPSADALDGLQAYRSVADTPEPIDYLYISVPAQHVPKMLADANGRVRFAQVISSGFGEVDEGKALQEELVRAARAGGLRLLGPNCLGMYSPRGRVTFVEDGSTEVGTVGVISQSGGLGTDIVRRGQVRGIRFSAAVTVGNSADLGPSDLLEYYLADPQTRVIGIYMEAVRDGRRLFELLQAHRAAKPVVILKGGRTQQGRMAAASHTGALAGDDRVWVALSRQTGCLLVDTLDQFLDTLLIFQALRPRVDAPTREIVMFGNGGGTSVLATDLFSRLGLDVTPFAGPTLAAMRALKLPPGSSITNPIDTPVGTLQQEEGKIAEKILDAIFATANPQALVMHLNMAAFVGRTRGDVLGNLMQAALRVESRYPGRAHFLLVLRSDGWPEVEARKREFRDQALALGIPVYDEMMNVGWALAALAQHERFVASRRDLP, from the coding sequence ATGCAGCGCATCGGGCGCTCGCCGGCTCGGGTGTGCGCAGGCACATCCTTCGAAACCCCGGCTCGCTCTCTTGAGAGGAGGGGAAAGCTCCAACAACCTCCCCTCCTTCCCAAGGAGGGGTGCCCGCGCCAGCGGGCGGGGTGGTTCTACTGCCCGGCTGTTCTGCGGCTTCGATTCGGCGGCGGCGAAGTGAACGACGCAAAGCACATTCTCGAATCCTTCGAGCCGCTGTTCGCGCCGAAGACGATCGCGGTGGTGGGCGCGTCGGCAACCTCGTTGGCCGCAGCCAACACCTTCATCCGCCGCATGCGCGAATTCGGTTACCCGGGGCGCATCTTCCCGATCCACCCGAGCGCCGACGCGCTGGATGGCTTGCAGGCCTACCGGTCGGTTGCCGACACCCCCGAGCCGATCGATTATCTCTACATCTCGGTGCCGGCGCAGCACGTGCCGAAGATGCTTGCGGATGCCAACGGGCGCGTGCGCTTCGCGCAGGTCATCTCCAGCGGCTTCGGCGAGGTGGACGAGGGCAAGGCGCTGCAGGAGGAGCTCGTTCGCGCGGCGCGTGCGGGAGGCCTGCGGCTGCTCGGCCCGAACTGCCTCGGGATGTACTCGCCGCGCGGGCGAGTGACGTTCGTCGAGGACGGCTCGACGGAAGTTGGCACGGTGGGCGTGATATCGCAAAGCGGAGGGCTCGGGACGGACATCGTGCGCCGCGGCCAGGTGCGCGGTATTCGTTTTTCCGCCGCGGTGACGGTCGGCAACAGCGCCGACCTGGGTCCCAGCGACCTGCTCGAGTACTACCTGGCCGATCCGCAGACGCGCGTGATCGGCATCTACATGGAGGCGGTCCGCGACGGGCGCCGCCTGTTCGAACTGCTGCAGGCCCACCGCGCCGCCAAGCCGGTGGTGATCCTCAAGGGCGGGCGCACGCAGCAAGGGCGCATGGCTGCCGCTTCGCATACCGGCGCGCTCGCGGGTGACGACCGGGTCTGGGTCGCGTTGTCGCGCCAGACCGGGTGCCTGCTGGTCGACACGCTCGATCAATTCCTCGATACGCTGCTCATCTTCCAGGCGCTCAGGCCGCGCGTCGACGCGCCGACGCGCGAGATCGTGATGTTCGGCAACGGCGGCGGCACGAGCGTGCTGGCGACCGACCTGTTCTCGCGGCTGGGCCTGGACGTGACGCCGTTCGCCGGGCCGACACTCGCGGCAATGCGCGCGTTGAAGCTTCCGCCGGGTTCCTCGATCACCAACCCGATCGATACGCCCGTGGGCACGCTGCAGCAGGAAGAGGGCAAGATCGCGGAGAAGATCCTCGATGCGATCTTTGCCACAGCCAATCCGCAAGCGCTGGTCATGCATCTGAACATGGCGGCGTTCGTCGGCCGCACCCGCGGCGACGTGCTGGGCAACCTCATGCAGGCGGCCCTTCGCGTCGAATCGCGCTACCCGGGACGCGCACACTTCCTCCTTGTGTTGCGCTCCGACGGCTGGCCCGAGGTGGAGGCGCGCAAGCGCGAGTTCCGCGATCAGGCGCTCGCGCTCGGCATCCCGGTGTACGACGAGATGATGAATGTCGGCTGGGCGTTGGCGGCGCTGGCGCAGCACGAGCGCTTCGTGGCCAGCCGCCGCGACCTGCCATGA